One region of Salvia miltiorrhiza cultivar Shanhuang (shh) chromosome 3, IMPLAD_Smil_shh, whole genome shotgun sequence genomic DNA includes:
- the LOC131018226 gene encoding uncharacterized protein LOC131018226, which yields MNMLVWNVRGLTDESKRLMKEYCHSFAPIVLGIIEPKSKFQKVQQNFWLSLNMVPCHQNCRLPRRSNIWFLTHPSVQTSVVLSSSQAVVVDCYWQNRNFRVAVVHGSNDAGERRFLWADLISVITRNTVFIGDFNAVKGANERISSVSPSRHACQDFCDFIENSGFGEPTTSGLHFTWSGRRFLPRHVESVLDRALISDGFADMWDSINSHALPRISSDHSPLVLQCKLAMPTGKRHFKFLNMWVLHPEFQNMVAASWNDHVDAHCPIFRVMFKLRRLRGVIRSWNKTVFGNVDTAILDNQQDLLDIQAHIAESGYTDDLFDEEVSAQAKINVLLSRKNSMLQQKSRLNWLVDGDRNTTFFHNMIKFRNRGFSIGHLKIDGVVVHDPAVIEAHVTDFFSSLFTEDRQTTVDLAELEANIDPWVSELQNNHLTSIPLEDEISASVFSMDANSSPGPDGFSGCFFQSCWSTIKVDIIAAVRAFFLNSYLPAGCNASTLILIPKKDAVETVADLRPIILSNFFFKIISKILATRLSLVAAEGVSQNQFGFIKGRSIHDCIVLGSEGFNCMNRSGRGSNIACKVDIRKAFDTMSWEFILQVLRANNFHENFISWISIIFTSARISILYNGNLSGYFACSRGVRQGDPLSPILFGIAEDVLSHLFINCVNSHHLQPMSFSRVRNFPTHLLYADDILIFCKASQKNARKIKEILDYYGRLSGQVCSVEKSHVFFGSGVAAVMRRNITRELGFAVGCLPVTYLGVPIFTGRSRASYFTGIFDRIVQKFSRWKGLHLSIAGRLCLIRSVIQSSVIHSMMVYRWPKSLLHSLDKKCRNFLWTGRIDQRPSCPVGWSRVCAIRQEGGLGLRAFGLMNKSFMMKLAWKCIKGTDFAYSILRTRYLTSFGHAKSSLLSSPIWTSIRENVSELVENSYSFIGDGSSTYFWLDDWLGYKLVDKLQVPYFMHEFLHQSVADYYFEGVWHFSEDFFVQFPDTVCDILLLPIGESEDLRFWKHSVRGDVTAALAYSHACHSFPKVHWGDWIWENYIPVRRSIVCWRIIQNRLPTLDVLIRQGILGPNRCSICGAAEETISHLFWECSVVRPIWRDFLGWFHQDDFGHCPDIHSFLVSAWNAKFSSQVNSFWKLGVLSLLWRIWEGRNRVVFNDDSFDPRAVMSFVKVAFKELDASSFKIGSVSNSWQDYLITRSIGVVSRASPPPLMIEVYWWPPAGQWIKVNTDGSASGAPGDIAAGGVFRDKFGWVRGCFHMKCGRGYAFEAELYAVIAAIAIAYARGWMFLWIEADSMYVVNLLSSRARDVPWRFVASWNRTLHILTNMQMMVSHIYREGNTAADIMANPDRSEGWWPHAIDDVKKAVALDMATHSFVRVRG from the coding sequence ATGAATATGCTCGTTTGGAACGTCCGTGGTCTTACGGACGAGTCTAAGCGTTTGATGAAGGAGTATTGTCATTCTTTTGCTCCTATAGTGCTGGGTATTATTGAGCCGAAATCTAAATTTCAGAAAGTCCAGCAGAATTTTTGGTTATCTTTGAATATGGTTCCTTGTCACCAAAATTGCAGGCTTCCTCGTCGTTCTAATATTTGGTTTCTGACGCACCCTTCGGTCCAGACTAGCGTTGTCTTATCTTCTTCTCAAGCTGTGGTGGTGGACTGTTATTGGCAGAACCGTAATTTTCGTGTGGCCGTCGTTCATGGTTCGAATGATGCTGGAGAGCGTCGTTTtttgtgggctgatttaatctCGGTTATTACCAGGAATACGGTGTTTATTGGggattttaatgcggtgaaaggtgCTAATGAGAGAATTAGCTCGGTTAGTCCGTCCAGACACGCTTGTCAGGATTTCTGTGATTTCATTGAAAATTCTGGTTTTGGTGAGCCCACTACTTCTGGTCTGCACTTCACTTGGTCGGGTCGTCGGTTTTTGCCTAGGCATGTGGAATCGGTGCTTGATAGAGCTTTGATTTCTGATGGGTTTGCGGATATGTGGGATTCCATTAACTCTCATGCTCTTCCTAGGATTTCTTCTGATCACTCTCCGTTGGTTTTACAATGTAAGCTTGCCATGCCTACTGGTAAGCGTCATTTCAAGTTTCTAAATATGTGGGTTCTCCACCCGGAGTTTCAAAACATGGTTGCTGCGTCGTGGAATGATCATGTTGATGCTCATTGCCCTATTTTTCGGGTTATGTTTAAACTGCGCCGTCTTCGTGGGGTGATTCGATCTTGGAATAAGACGGTTTTTGGCAACGTCGACACTGCTATTCTGGATAATCAGCAGGATCTTTTAGATATTCAAGCTCATATTGCTGAGTCGGGATATACGGACGATTTGTTTGATGAGGAGGTGTCGGCTCAGGCTAAGATTAATGTGCTCCTTTCTAGAAAGAATAGTATGCTTCAGCAGAAAAGTCGTTTGAATTGGCTTGTTGATGGGGATCGAAACACGactttttttcataatatgATTAAGTTCCGAAATCGAGGGTTTTCGATTGGCCACCTGAAAATTGATGGGGTGGTTGTGCATGATCCGGCGGTTATTGAGGCGCATGTTACGGATTTTTTCTCGTCTTTGTTCACTGAAGATAGACAGACTACGGTCGATCTAGCTGAGTTGGAGGCGAATATTGATCCTTGGGTTTCTGAACTGCAGAACAACCATCTCACGAGTATCCCCCTTGAGGATGAGATTTCTGCTTCGGTTTTCAGTATGGATGCTAACAGTTCTCCGGGTCCGGACGGTTTTTCTGGTTGCTTCTTTCAGAGCTGCTGGTCGACGATTAAAGTGGATATTATTGCTGCGGTTAGAGCTTTCTTTTTGAATTCCTACCTTCCGGCTGGTTGCAATGCGAGTACTTTGATTTTGATTCCTAAAAAAGATGCTGTGGAGACGGTGGCTGACCTTCGGCCTATTATCTTGtccaatttctttttcaaaattatttcaaaGATTTTGGCGACTCGTCTCAGTTTGGTGGCTGCGGAGGGGGTCTCTCAGAACCAGTTCGGGTTCATCAAAGGCAGATCAATTCATGATTGTATTGTGCTGGGTTCTGAGGGTTTTAATTGTATGAATAGATCGGGTCGTGGCTCGAACATCGCTTGCAAGGTGGATATTCGCAAAGCTTTTGATACGATGAGTTGGGAGTTTATTTTGCAGGTTCTTCGTGCTAATAACTTCCATGAGAATTTTATTAGCTGGATTTCTATTATCTTCACTTCGGCTAGAATTTCTATTCTGTATAATGGGAATCTTAGCGGATACTTTGCTTGCTCGCGGGGTGTTAGACAAGGGGATCCTTTATCCCCCATTCTGTTTGGCATTGCGGAAGATGTTCTCAGTCATCTCTTCATCAATTGTGTGAATTCTCATCATCTTCAGCCGATGAGCTTTAGTAGGGTGAGGAACTTCCCTACTCACTTGCTTTATGCGGATGATATCCTTATTTTCTGTAAGGCTTCTCAGAAGAATGCGCGTAAAATCAAGGAGATTTTGGATTACTATGGGCGTTTGTCTGGTCAAGTTTGCAGTGTCGAGAAGTCTCATGTCTTCTTTGGTTCGGGGGTTGCTGCTGTCATGCGTCGTAATATTACCCGGGAGTTGGGGTTTGCTGTGGGATGCCTTCCTGTTACTTATCTGGGTGTTCCAATCTTTACGGGTCGCTCTCGTGCTTCTTATTTTACCGGCATTTTTGACAGAATTGTTCAGAAGTTCTCTCGCTGGAAAGGGTTGCACCTCTCTATCGCTGGAAGGCTCTGTCTGATTCGTTCGGTTATTCAGAGTTCTGTTATCCATTCGATGATGGTTTATCGGTGGCCAAAATCTCTTCTCCACAGCTTAGATAAAAAGTGCCGGAATTTCTTATGGACTGGCAGGATCGACCAGCGGCCTTCTTGTCCTGTTGGCTGGTCTCGGGTTTGTGCTATTCGCCAGGAGGGTGGTTTGGGGCTAAGAGCTTTCGGTCTCATGAACAAGAGCTTTATGATGAAGCTGGCCTGGAAGTGTATTAAAGGGACTGACTTCGCGTATTCCATTCTTCGCACGAGGTACCTGACTAGTTTTGGTCATGCTAAGTCGTCGCTGCTTTCTTCGCCGATATGGACTAGTATTCGTGAGAACGTGAGTGAGTTGGTGGAGAACTCTTATTCCTTTATTGGGGATGGCTCTTCTACTTATTTCTGGCTTGATGATTGGCTTGGTTATAAGTTGGTGGATAAGCTTCAGGTTCCGTACTTCATGCATGAGTTTCTCCATCAATCAGTGGCGGATTATTATTTTGAGGGAGTCTGGCATTTCTCTGAGGATTTCTTTGTTCAGTTTCCTGACACGGTCTGTGATATTTTACTTTTGCCTATTGGGGAGAGTGAGGACTTGAGGTTTTGGAAGCATTCTGTTAGAGGTGATGTTACTGCTGCTCTGGCCTATTCTCATGCTTGCCATAGCTTTCCCAAAGTCCATTGGGGAGATTGGATTTGGGAGAATTATATTCCTGTGAGGCGCTCGATCGTTTGTTGGCGTATTATTCAGAACCGTTTGCCGACTCTGGATGTTCTCATTCGTCAGGGAATCTTGGGGCCCAATCGGTGTTCTATATGCGGTGCTGCGGAGGAGACTATATCTCACTTGTTTTGGGAGTGCTCGGTAGTGCGACCGATCTGGAGGGATTTTCTTGGTTGGTTTCATCAGGATGATTTTGGGCATTGCCCGGATATTCATAGCTTCCTGGTTTCGGCTTGGAATGCTAAGTTCAGTTCTCAGGTGAATTCCTTTTGGAAGTTGGGTGTTCTTTCGCTTCTTTGGCGTATCTGGGAGGGGAGGAATCGAGTTGTTTTCAATGATGATAGCTTCGATCCAAGGGCTGTGATGAGCTTTGTTAAAGTGGCGTTTAAGGAGCTTGATGCGTCTTCGTTTaaaatcggttcggtttctaATTCTTGGCAGGATTATTTGATCACCCGTAGTATTGGTGTTGTTTCTCGTGCGTCTCCGCCTCCGTTAATGATTGAGGTGTATTGGTGGCCTCCTGCGGGCCAGTGGATCAAGGTCAATACTGATGGTTCGGCTTCGGGTGCGCCGGGTGATATTGCAGCTGGTGGGGTTTTTCGGGATAAGTTTGGTTGGGTTCGTGGTTGCTTCCACATGAAATGTGGTCGTGGTTATGCGTTCGAGGCTGAATTATATGCTGTTATTGCTGCGATTGCGATTGCTTATGCTCGGGGTTGGATGTTTCTTTGGATTGAGGCGGATTCGATGTACGTGGTGAATTTGTTAAGCTCTCGTGCCCGggatgttccttggagatttgTGGCGTCTTGGAATCGCACGCTGCATATTCTTACGAATATGCAGATGATGGTTTCTCATATTTACCGGGAAGGTAATACTGCGgctgatattatggctaatcCTGATAGGTCGGAAGGATGGTGGCCACATGCGATTGATGATGTCAAGAAGGCCGTTGCTTTGGATATGGCCACTCACAGTTTTGTTCGTGTTCGTGGTTGA